From Symphalangus syndactylus isolate Jambi chromosome 5, NHGRI_mSymSyn1-v2.1_pri, whole genome shotgun sequence:
ATCCACAGTGCAGAACAGCAACATGCCTATGAGCAGGACTTTGAGACAGATTATGCTGAATATCGCATCCTGCATGCCCGTGTTGGGACTGCAAGCCAAAGGTTCATAGAGCTGGGAGCAGAGATTAAAAGAGTTCAGCGAGGAACTCCAGAATACAAGGTAAGGACAGGACCCAGCCTGGCTTTCCAGCTCTACTGGCCATTAACTCCCTGCTAACCATCCATACGCCTGTGTTTATAAAGTGACTAAGCAAAGTGACAAGGAAATCCGTTTGAAGGGAAAAATTAGTCTGTATCATTGTATCATCTGGTAGAATGAGAAGGGAAGTTacttcccttttttttgagacagtgtagCTCTGTCTCTCaagctggagtgaggtggcacaatcttggctcactgcaacctccacctcttaggctaaagctattctcatgcctcagctttcaaaagaatagctgggattggccgggcacggtggctcacgcttgtaatcccagcactttgggaggccgaggcgggtggatcacgaggtcaggagatcgagaccacgatgaaaccccgtctctactaaaaatacaaaaaattagccgggcgtggtggcgggcgcctgtagtcccagctactcggagaggctgaggcaggagaatggcgtgaacccgggaggcggagcttgcagtgagccgagattgcgccactgcactccagcctgggtgacagagcgagactccgtctcaaaaaaaaaaaaaaaaaaaaaaaaaaaagaatagctgggattataggtatgtgccaccatgcccagctaacttttgtatttttagtagagacagagtttcaccatgttggccaggctggtcttgaactcctgacttcaagtgatccacccacctcagcctcccaaagtgctgggattacaggtgtgagccactgcgcctggccccttttttttttcgagacagtctcacttggttgcccaggctggagtgcagtagcgtgatcttggctcactgcaagctccgcctcccgggttcacgccattctcctgcctcagcctccctagcagctgagactacaagcacctgccaccatgcacagctaacttttttgtattttttagtagagacgggtttcactgtgttagccaggatggtctcgatctcctgacctcgtgatctgcctgcctcagctgcccaaagtgctgggattacaggcgtgagccaccatgcctggctgccccTCTCTTATTTCTTAATGTTGAACTCAGTGCTAGCATTTTCTGTTTCAGGTGCTGGAAGACAAGATAGTCCAGGAATATAAAAAGTTCAGGAAGGTAAGACAAGGTCTGGGAACGGAAGCAAGGTAGAAtgagaatttttactttttgacatGGATGTTTTTTCTCTGCAGCGATACCCAGGTTACAGAGAAGAAAAGCGTCGCTGTGAGTACCTTCACCAGAAATTGTCCCACATTAAAGGTCTCATCCTGGAGTTTGAGGAAAAGAACAGGGGCAGCTGAAGTTATCAAGGGAGTTCTTGAGCCTCTGTTTAGTGaaacacaaaagaacaaagcagctATAAACTAAATAGAATGCAACTATCTGCTCTTCTTATGCTGACCACTGGAGTCCATGGTGGCAAGTAGAGAGTTGCTCTAGGTTCTTGAGCTTTGGTTTTCATTGTTAATTTTTAGGGTGTGGGCACTGCACAAAGACTCCATAGCTGTGCCTAGGAGTCTAGGAAAAGTGACGGAGGCTTGGCTTTTTTACCTTTATTTAGTTCAGCCAAGTCATTTTCAAATCCTCAGAAATGACATCATCTTCAGGATAAGATAATGAGATAATTAGACAAACCAAAATAAGTGAATTTTAGCCTGGTAGCCTCCCTAAGGAAACAGTAATAATAACTTTTCATGAGTTAAAAGAACTTGTAGCATTCCTGGATATAATGGGAAAGGGCCTGGGTGTTACCCATGTACTGAAAATGAACTTTTACCAACATggctaaaaaattaaaactgactgCTTCTGTGTCCTTTGTACAAGTTTATATGTTTTCCTTAAATCTTCCAAGGCAGGTGCTTCTTAACCCTGGCTTTACATCTGAGCCACTTTTGGGGCTCTCTAAACAATAGATCCCCAGGCCCCAGCTCAGATGTTATGAGTTAGAATCTCCAAGAGTATGGTTTAGATATCTTTTACTTTTTCCAAGCTTTGTGCATGACCAAGATACATACTTTGCTATAAGGCTCTACCAAATTCATCTTAAAATTGACAGCTAAATACTGTAATTATATAGTaggaagaaaattcttttctgaaCATAGGAGTTCCTAGGATCACCTAAAGTAGGGCTCCTACCTGGAATATCCAGTGACTGAAAACTATAACTGGGCAGGATTTGAATTTACCTACAAAAGGAGATAAATGGTTTAGTTGGACAAAAGATCACTCTTCAGTCctatcctttctgttcctcattGTTACAAAAGAAAGTGGATGCTAGGGCCACACCCTAGGCTTTGGGGGATAGAACTGCACCCAGCAGTGTCAGCAATTCCTGAAACAACTTGGATGAAACCGCGTGATGCCACACTCTTGACAGGGCATTTCTGGGCAGAGAACAGTCCTTGGGGGGTATAAACATGCAGTAAGCTCAGCTGCATGGCAAGGATAAACAGGAACCCATCCTTAGGGCAGGGACAGCCTAATAAGAAAGGCCCTTCAGCTGTTCTAATCACCAGGGTAGGCCTGGGCAATAAACATGtaaggagagaaagagataataaattttgaaagaattttgagGTGATGAACTATGGACCCAGTCAGTCAGTCTACAGCTGCAGTGACCAGTATGGTGGCAACTgtatggctatttaaattaatgaaaactaaaaatgtaGTTTCTAGCCATATTTCAGATGCTCCATAGCTACCTGTACTGAACAGTGTAGATTACAGAGCATTTCCATCACTGAAGAAAGCTCTATTGAACAGTGATCATGTGTAGAGAACATCTGGTTCTCAATCTTGTGGAAAATAAGACAGTTTAAAGGGGTCTCATTTATTGTCACTGTTCcaaatgtacaaaaaaaattagaaaataccccCAACTCAACCCCACCCCCACAACATTCCCcccaaaacaaataatttttcccaAAACCACAAACATAAACTGGTCCTGGTATTTCCATAAACAGTGCAGCTAAGAAACAGTTTAGAGAAAATTTAACAGGATTCAGATTATATCCATTCTGTCCTCTCGGCCCTGAGAGGTAATAATTCCCATATGGGTCCTAGTCCTCCCCAATGGTTTTCCCATCTCTGGTGGAAGAGTCCTTTTACAAAGTGGTGTTTGGCTACTGCTTTAGAGATCCTCCTgtgccttcttcttcttcttgggtttttcttcttgaattacggGGGGGTTTGTAGCTTCTCGTTGTAGATAGCTAATAAAATCACTTAATTCACGGCCACCCTGAAAACAGAAAGATTACcttaaaaatgtaactttttaaagaaccctgagcggggcgcggtggctcacgcttgtaatcccagcactttgggaggccgaggcgggtggatcacgaggtcaggagatcgagaccacgatgaaaccccgtctctactaaaaatacaaaaaattagccgggcgtggtggcgggcgcctgtagtcccagctactcggagaggctgaggcaggagaatggcgtgaacccgggaggcagagcttgcagtgagccgagattgcgccactgcactccagcctgggtgacagagcgagactccgtctcaaaaaaaaaaaaaaaaaaaaaaaaaaaaaacacataaagaacCCTGATCTGCCCCACCCAAACAGGAAGACTTCTGAGTTTATAAAAGCATATTAGCAGCCACATATACTGCCCATGAGAGTTTAAAGAGTTTTTAGTTAAATAAACccaattagcctggcatggtggctcacgcctgtaatcccagcactttgggaggccaaggcaggcggatcacctgaggtcaggagttcaagaccagcctgaccaacatggagaaaccccatctctactaaaaatacaaaattagccagggtggtggcgcatgcctgtaatcccagctactcgggaggctgaggcaggagaattgcttgaacggtgagccaagatcacgccattgcactccagcccaggcaacaagagcgaaactccgtctcaaaaataaataaataaataaataaataaataaacccaattAAAGAACTATGTTTAAGAGTGTGTGtttatgtctgtgtatatatttgtggggatATGGGACAATTCACTTACTTCATATTTCTTTGGATTTAGCTTCTTGTTGGCTGGAGAGAAGTATATGGTAGGAAAACTGGGGAAAGAAACATTCATTAATTTCAAGCAGTTATGTGGGCCCATGCTGCAGAACTCTTAAACCAAGAAGGAATCAGTGGTTCTGCCTTCAACTGGAATATGAAAACTATGTCTAGTAATGATTTCCTGGTGGTTACAAGCTTTATTCCTATCTATTGCCTAGACACTTCTGTTAATTTTTAATCCACTTACCCTCTGACTTCATATGGAGAAGGCACATCATTGGCTGTGGCATCCATCTTGGCTATGACGATATTTGGGTCTTTGCTGAGCTGTTAATAAAACAGgttaaatgtttacatttcaagTTTTCAGTGACAGAGGGACACTTAGTCAATTCAAGACTTAAAACAGTCTCATTCTTccaacactaaaaatacaaaaattagccgggtgtggtggtgcgcacctgtaattccagcagatAAACTGCTGTTCAGGTGGGAAGAGTGGTTTGCAGATGGTAGTACTTCACTTTCCACAAGCTTCCCTTTTTTCTCTTGTATTAAGACTCTACATATTGCCACCTTCAAATTTACCTGGTCTAAATAAGACATTACAGGGCTAAGCCAAATGTTTTAAGATGAAGGAGCATATGGATTCATGTAAGCCATTACCAAAATTCAGAAGTCCTTAGATATTTTTAACCATTATCTAGATTGAGTCTGAGGAATGGAATGTTAAAAGTGGGTATTTCAGGCACTGCACAGGCTGCAGCACTAGGGGGCAGTCAAGAGAAAGTGAGTAAAAAGCAAGTAATTGGGAAAAAAATCTATCAGTACTTAGGAACCAAGCAAATTAGCCTATACTGAATACATATATAAACTTACTGCTCCCGCTTAAATGTTATCCTCAGAATAGGGTTCACACTTACCTTCTCACCAAGTTCTTTATACTTGGGCTCCAGGTTCTTACAGTGACCACACCAAGGGGCATAAAATTCAATCAgcacatctttattttcattattcactATTTCATCAAAATTCTCTGCTACCACTACCTGAAAAACACAGAAGAATCTCTagttggtaaaataaaaaaataaattcacaacTGTATTTGTTCCTAGACCCAATCCCTCTCTAATTTGATGTGTTACCATGGAAAGTAAGTCATGGAAACCCAAATGACATTTACAGATTGTATTAAAGATGTTGTCATTCACTAGATACCAACTCGTTCCTATGTCTGTCACCTGTCAAACTATGTTCAGGAAGTTACAGGACATAGAAGTGCTACCCAACCGttccttaaaataatttcaagccaagcttggtggcacatgcctgcagtccaagctactcagaaggctgaggcaagagtaagaccacatctctataaaaaaattcaaagcaacACACTGTTCTTAGGGGTTGCTCTATCCTCAAGAGTAACTTAGCCCAATATAAATTTCATCAGAAAATTCTATGCAGGCTTTATACTCTTGCCCCTACCAAGCATTATGAGCCCtgccaatgcttttttttttgagatggagtttcgctcttgtcgcccaggctggagtgcagtggcataatctcgactcactgcaacctctgcttcctgggttcaagcgattctcctgcctcagcctcccgagtagctgggattacaggcgcctgccaccatgcctggctgatttttttgtatttttagtagagacggggtttcaccatgctggacaggctggtctcaaactattgacctcgtgatgtgcccgcctttgcctcccaaagtgctgggattacaggcatgagctaccgcttGGCCTGCCAATGCTTATTTTATGACTCGGGagtaaggacaaaaaaaaaaaagagatggccaACAAAGTCTTCATTTAGACCCCACAGTTTTGGAACAAAGAAATGAGGAGAGGCAATTGCTCATAGCTTGATGAGGCTGTGAGCACCTCACCTTTACAGGCCCATCATTGCTCTCTGGGATAGGTTCAGATTTCAGGTATCTCTTCAGATTGCCATCAAAGTAATCCTGCAGGAACCTCTCCAGAGCCTTCCCATCACGCCTACAATTGGAAAACAAGGGTAAGGCTTGTTAATCTATTCCCACCACTGAGAAAACTACAGCCAATTTCTTTGAACAGTTACTATGTATTTTAGCTTTTCAAGGCTAAAAAAGGGGGACTCTTATCTCTCAATATGCAGAACTACTGACTGAAGAAACAAACCGTTCCTTTTATTTCCAGTGTATTCTTTGTGGATTAGAAAGTTCAGAGAAAGGATAATCATTGGTCTTCTGGAGATTCATTTTTGTAAAAGAACCAGGTCTTATTGCTCTGGAGTATAGTGTGTGTttacactattttgttttattgactgGCTCACAAGGAAGATTTTCTCTTGTCTCAATCTCCCAAAATCTCAGAAAGTGAGGGTAAAAATTGTTTCTGGTCTTAAGATCTTCCCGATTCTGAGTTTACTTTAGACCCATGtagtatttcaaaaagaaaatacattctgtAGGGATGAGGGGAGAATGGTTTGGTTTGAAATTACATCAGTATCAAGGAGACTGTTCAATctttttttggattttaaaattttttagagacagggtcttgctatgttgcccaggctggcctcaaactcatgggctcaagtgatcttcctgcctcagcctcccaaagtgctgggattataggtgcgagccaccacatctggcccaaaGGAGGCTGTCCAATcttatctatttctttatttttttgagacacagtcttgctctgtcacccaggctggagaacggtggcatgatctcagctcactgcaacctctgcctcccaggttcaagtgattctggtgcctcagcctccccagtagctggaattacaggtgcgcaccgtcacacctggctaatttttttttttttttgagacagagtctcgctctgtcgcccaggctggagtgcagtggcgcgatctcggctcactgcaagctccgcctcctgggttcacgccattctcctgcctcagcctctccgagtagctgggaccacaggtgcccgccaccacgcccggctaattttttttttttgtatttttagtagagacggggtttcaccgtggtctcgatctcctgacctcgtgatccgcccgcctcggcctcccaaagtgctgggattacaagcgtgagccaccgcgcccggccaacacctggctaatttttgtatttttagtagagacggggtttcactacgtgggccaggctggtcttgaactcctgacttcaagtgatccacatgctttggcctcccaaagtgctgggattacaggggtgagccactgcactcacccTTTATCTGCTATTTCTAATGACCAAGTGGAGTCATGTAAGAATTCCAACCTGCCATCCTTTTATTAGTTTTCAGAATTCATTAAGGATCATAATCCTTAAAGTacctatatgtatttatttatttttatttatttattttttttgagaccgagtttcgctcttgttgccaggccagagtgcaatggcgcgatcttggctcgctgcaacctccacctcccaggttcaagcgattctcctgcctcagcctcccgagtacctgggattacaggcatgcaccaccgtgcctggctaatttttttgcatttttagtagagacggggcttttctatgttggtcaggctggtctcgaactcccgaccttaggcgatccgcccacctcggcctcccaaagtgctgggattacaggcgtgagccactgtgcctggcctaaagtacCTATATTTAAATTGAGAAAAATGACAGTCATAGGTCTTGATTAAAAGACCTATCTTCACATTCCAGGGTTATTGTTCTTTAGAAATCCTTTGTAGTATAAAAGGCTTTAACAATTGCCTTGGAGAATCAAAGCCCAATTAGCAACTCACGAGAACTCCTCCTGCATGACAAACTTCTCTCCTTTAGCAGTTCTGATAGCAACAACAGGAATCTCTCCAGCAGTGCTCTCCAAGCCAAAATCAGAAAGTTCATGGCTAAAAGTTTTGCGGCTAGCTACAGCAAAGTTGAGTTTGTGCCCAGCATCCAGGAATTTCTTTGCCACCATCATTACCCTGTGGGAAACAAGAGACATTTGTGCCAAGACTATACAGGGTGGTCAAGCACTTTTGAAACTAAGAAGCAAGTGGTTGGAAAGCAAAGACTAAGTTCTATAGTTCTAGCCTTCTGGAATCAGTCTGAACAGTCTGAGCTCTTGGGCACTGACACAGGGTTATGATATACTTCAATGCCTTACTGAACTTCACTGGCAAATTGGTGATACCCAATCAACTGGTGCATTCCTGCTAAATCTTGCTGTAATATATAACTGAAATCTATTATAGGTATAATGACTgatctgaaaagaaaatttgtaaGGGTAAAATGCACTGAGAGTCTCAATGTGCAAGTAAGCACAATGTTTTAAGTGCATTTTATATCAAATTTCCACCTCCTACTTAGAGTCACTGTGTCACAAAGCAAAGAAACACCTACGAAATACATGCCCAACAGATTGTGAAAACCGTTTATTTGTCCTTATGACTTCAAATGTAGTATTTGGAAGCCAAATGTTCCCATTCTTTCCTGCTTTTATACCACACATGGTAACAGGatagttactttttttctttttttacatcttCTTAAGGAACCATTTATTGTTTTACAGATTCTTAAGGAACCAACAAGAATGTTAGAAGGGACTATTTATACATTGGGTAAACTTGTTCATAAGggaaaaacttaatttttattacCTGTTTCTCCAGTAGTTGGAACCTTTAGCATTCTTTTCATAGTCCACATCATAGTAAGCAATAAGTAAGTCCTTGCCCTGTATCAAATCTTTATTGtcttctgtcatgtgaggacagATACCaaaactgaaatgaaataatCCATTATCAACTGGCTTGGCAAGTTTTTAGCTATATCATAAAGTTGCCACAAAATAACTGATagcatttatgaaggaaagagattTTAAACATTTAGGACAAGTACTGAGCAATATATACCTTACAGGATGACAACAGGAGTTCTAACACCCATACATTACTGCTTTAATATAAACtcaaactattattattattacaatccCCCCGAATAGACAGTTTAAGCCAAAATATAGCTCTGCTTAATAACTGAGGTAAACAAactaaaatcaagcaaataaatcCCAGACAAGATACAAAGAAGTActcacatgttttcctggataaactttttaattttgccaCTGGTCATTTTTTGCTCTGTATATGCCACAGTCTTGTCCTCAAACTTGTTAGTGAGATGTGAAGGACGAAATAAGATGAtacccctaaaaaaaaaaaaaaaagtctcagtagGCAGATAGAAGATCTGTCtcccgtcttttttttttctttgagatagggtttcgctctcttgctcaggctggagtgcagtggtgtgatcatacctcactgtagccttcaactcctaggctcaagtgatccccctacgTTAGCTGCCTAAATAGCTGAgaacacaggtgtgcaccaccatgcacaactaatttattttttaaatttttgtagagatgggggtctcaccatgttaccaaGGGtaatcttgaactcccaggctcaagtgatcctcccatctcagcctccaaaaatgctgggattacaggcagagttCCCATATTTCATGTAAAGCTCAGACTATCTATTTTTGCTGCCACTTTTAACTAGCAACATCTAAGTACATAAGGACTCTTTTCTAGTACCACAGATTCAGCAACATGACCTTTTCATTAACACTAAGATGCTAACcgccttaatctttttttttttttttttttttttgagatggagtctcgctctgtcgcccaggctggagtgcagtggcgcaatctcggctcactgcaagctccgcctcccgggttcatgccattctcctgcctcagcctctcccagtagctgggactacaggcgcccgccaccacgcccggctaattttttgtatttttagtagagacggggtttcaccgtggtctcgatctcctgaccttgtgatccgcccgcctcggcctcccaaagtgctgggattacaagcgtgagccaccgcgcccggcctactaacCGCCTTAATCTTAAGTGCAATAATTGGGTATAGGGTTTAATAAATTTTGGGTTGGAAAATTAAGAGAACGTGGTTCTAATCATAGTTCCCCAACTAATTCCAAACACGTTGGACCAGGTCTCAATTTAATCCTTCTGGGCTTCAGCTTTTTCATTATCTCAAAAGGGGGTTAGAGTAGATTTTCAAACCTTTAGAAACAAtagcaggccgggtgtggtggctcatgcctgtaatcccaacactttgggagcccgaggaagacagatcacctaaggtcaggagtttgagaccagactggccaatacaacgaaaccctgtctctactaaaaacacaaaaactagccaggtgtggtggtgcacaactgtaatcctagctactcaggaggctgaggcaggagaatcacttgaacccaggaggcggaggttgtagtgagccaagattgcgccaccgcactccagcctgggcaacaagggcgacactctgtctgaaaaaaattaaaaaaaaaactcaaacttACTCTAAATCTTCTTTTCATACATGGTTAGTGactattgtttacattttttatactCACCCCTTCCTATCCATTGCCACTAATGCTGCTGACCGAGTTTAGACTCTCACATGTCATCCTAGTTTAGATTCTCCTTATAATCCTTAGAATTCTCCTTAGAATCCTTAGAATGCCTTGCACCACTCCCCCTTCAAACCATTATCATGTGGTTGCCAGTGACTTCTTCACAAATTTAACCCATTTACGCGGGAGGTTGCAAATTGTTTTTGTGAAAgatcagaccttggcaatgaccttgagcaggaggatataaataactcccacaagctcagtattccaataatggaacactaggcattaCTCCCCAGCCCAAAGTCTTTCAATGGTTCTCAAAATgtctaaaagataaaaatcaaagcTCTTTTATATGGcacttaaaatttataatttggtCTCTGCTAAATACTCCAATCTTATCTTTCATTATGATCTCAATCACAAACAATACTCCAGCAGTACTATGGGCCCCAACATGCCTAGGCTATCTTACATCTCAAGGCCTTCACTCCTGGTGCTCTAtctggaataatttttatttcgaAGGCCATAACCTTCCAGAGAAAACTGATCCTTCAAGAGTCACCCCTTCTATGAATTTTTCTGATATTACCCCCTTaccccaaaagaagaaaaaaacacttcCTCTTTTGTACTTCCAACCACTCTGTATATAGTTCTACATACACTTacactttcatttttatgtatgttcATGTATACAATCTCCCTCTACTAGATAGAGGAATGGTCCTTGAAGGCAGCAATAGTTTCTGGCATGTAGCATAATGCCTTGAAAGTACTCAATAAACCCTTGGGAAAAAAATAGGTATAAAAATGACcaattcagctgggtgtggtggctcatgcctgtaatctcagcactttgggaggccgacgtggatggatcacttgaggccaggaatttgagaccagcctgggcaacatggtgaaagcctgtctctactaaaaatacaaaaattagccgggtgtggtggcgcatgcctgtactcccagctactcaggaggttgagacacgagaatcgtttgaacctgggaggcggaggttgcagtgagcagagattgcaccattgcactccagcctgggtgacagagtgaaaccttgtcccaatcaatcaatcaatatcaCCAGTTCACACAATAATACTTGGTCAGGAGATTCAACTCAGTCACTTACTCTCCATTATCATCATACTCGTTCACCAGAGACTCAACATTCGTATGTGCAAATCGGTAGTTATCCCTCAAGTTGCTGGCTGCTTTTAGGAACTCGGAGTGAGCTTCACTGAATGAATCATCGAAAAAACCTatacagaaaatattaaacaCGAGGAAGAAGCAATAAGTGCTGACAGATAGACATTCCAAACCACAAACGTCTATTTTTCAAGGGTTTCATTCTACTTTGAGGACTGGGTCTGCTTTGCCATGACTACCTCAGACGGGCACAATATTTAAGATGAGAATTTTCCCTCTACCCTTTACAGAAACATTTTTTGAGAGAGCCAAGGGAGAAAATTTGTCAGTGTTCAAGTCTTCATTCTACTTTCCCATAATTGAACAAATTTGGACAAACTG
This genomic window contains:
- the PDIA3 gene encoding protein disulfide-isomerase A3; the encoded protein is MHLRRLALFPGVALLLAAARLAAASDVLELTDDNFESRISDTGSAGLMLVEFFAPWCGHCKRLAPEYEAAATRLKGIVPLAKVDCTANTNTCNKYGVSGYPTLKIFRDGEEAGAYDGPRTADGIVSHLKKQAGPASVPLRTEEEFKKFISDKDASIVGFFDDSFSEAHSEFLKAASNLRDNYRFAHTNVESLVNEYDDNGEGIILFRPSHLTNKFEDKTVAYTEQKMTSGKIKKFIQENIFGICPHMTEDNKDLIQGKDLLIAYYDVDYEKNAKGSNYWRNRVMMVAKKFLDAGHKLNFAVASRKTFSHELSDFGLESTAGEIPVVAIRTAKGEKFVMQEEFSRDGKALERFLQDYFDGNLKRYLKSEPIPESNDGPVKVVVAENFDEIVNNENKDVLIEFYAPWCGHCKNLEPKYKELGEKLSKDPNIVIAKMDATANDVPSPYEVRGFPTIYFSPANKKLNPKKYEGGRELSDFISYLQREATNPPVIQEEKPKKKKKAQEDL